Below is a genomic region from Fusarium oxysporum Fo47 chromosome VIII, complete sequence.
TTTCGCAAATTTTTGGTGAACTTATCGGTATCTGGTTCATCGCTGAATGGATCAGCCAAGGTCGACCTAAAGAGGGTGTCCAACTCATCGAGGTTGGGCCTGGTCGTGGTACTCTTATGGATGATATGCTTCGAGTATGTGACATTCATTGGCTGAGCTTGAAAGACTCACTAACTTGAATTATAGACCATTCAACGATTTCCTGCGATGGCTAATAGCATCGATGCTGTGTACATGGTTGAAGCCAGCCGCGAACTTAGAAACGCCCAGAAGCAACTCCTTTGTGGCCCGGATGCGCCATCATCAGAGTCAAAGTCTGGTTTTCATAGCCCCAGCAAGTACAACGGCAAGCAGATTGTCTGGACTGACACAATCAAGTCTATTCCAAATGGTAGGCAGAACTCACATAATGTCACGGGTCTGGCTAACAGCATTACACAGAAGCTGACAAAATGCCCTTCATAATCGCTCACGAGTTCTTTGATGCTCTCCCTATTCACAGCTTCCAATCCGcttcagctcctcctccCCAGCCAAAGGCATCTTCACCGACTTCGCCTGCTCAACCACCACCCGAGAACACCAAACCCGCTATGGAATGGCGAGAAATGATGGTCTCGCCAACACCGCCGGGCGTCACTCACGCTCAACTTGGAACACCGAAATCACAGCAAGATGAGCCGCCTCCTGAGTTCCAGCTTACACTTTCATCCACGCCTACTCGCCACTCACGTTTTCTCCCTGAGACCTCAACAAGGTACCGCAAGCTCAAGAATATGCCCAATTCCGTCATCGAAGTCTGCCCAGATGCGTCCATCTTCGCTACAGACTTTGCAACTCGTATCGGCGGTTCTGAACAGTATCGCAAGACTAAGCCCAGCGGTGCTGCCCTTATTCTTGATTACGGAACGTCAGACACCGTCCCTATCAACTCCCTTCGCGGCATCCGGCACCACAAGCGAGTGAATCCCTTTTCTGCGCCTGGTCTGGTCGACTTGAGTGCAGATGTCGATTTCACTGCCATCGCTGAAGTGGCCATGTCAGCGAGTGAAGGTGTGGAAGTCCATGGACCCGTCAATCAGGGTGACTTCCTTGAGTTGATGGGCATCCGAGAGCGTGCTGAACAATTGACCAAGGCGCCGGGCGTCGACAAAGAGACTGCTGATAAGATCGACGGAGCCTGGAAGCGCCTTGTTGATAAGGGCCCTGACGGCATGGGGAAACTGTATAAGGCATTGGCTATCCTGCCTGAGAATGACGGTCGAAGACGACCAGTTGGGTTTGGGGGTGATGTCTCGGGTTAATAACAGACATTGCCCGGCCGCTGTACTGCATCACGATGCTTTAGGAGAGGAAAGTCTGAAACGATATTGTAACAGTATGTAAATTGATCAAACCATTGTATGTATCCTTATACGACAACTATGATCTTTCCAAAACCAAAAGCCCATATACTACATGCATCACTACCCACGCAAGGAAACGTTGCTTAATCGAAAACTCAGTTCATTCATCAGTAAGATTTGATCCCTCCGACAACCCTACAATTACACAAAAAGGATGCGCCCAACTTTGATCGCATGCAGATTTAGCGTGAGCCAATTGTCATCCTCCTCTTACTTCGTTTTCACAAGCTTTGcgtcctcttcgtcactTCCATCGTCTGAAAATTTGTCGCCATCCTCGCCTATAGCAAAAATGGTCTCATTCTCTAGTGACTCACGAGGAGCGGTACGAGTAATGTTTCTGGGTGGTTGAGCGCTGCTCTGCGACGCACTTGAAAAGGAGAGGCCATTGGCGTTGCTTGAGTCGTTGCGAGTCTTGCCCACTTCGACGTCCTCGTCATCCGAGTCTTCTCCTGGAACACCGATATCGCCAAGGTCAAAGTTGCCATCGTCATCTTGAGCAATCTCATCACTCATGGCAAAGCGGCGGTTGTTGGAAGTAGGACGCCAAAGATAGGCGATCCATGCGACGTCAGCAAAGTAGACAACGTTCAGCCAGCCATCGAGGATGAACCATCGTGTCTTCCAGTGGAAAGGAACAAAGTCGGGATCGCTGGCTGAGGCAAAggtgaagctgttgaagaagaagaaaccaAAGATGACCATGACACTGATGAGGATGGCCCACCAGAGCTTTCGGTACATGGCTTCCTTTGCGTGCTGCTTTCGCTCGCGGAGATCCTTGAGTGTCCAGTTGAGTGAGTTGAGTGTCCAGACATAGAAGGCAGTCAGTGTGCCCGCCAGGGGTAGGACGATCAGAAGCACGAATGGGCCTGTATTCAGTCAGATACGGTCAACTAAACAGTTCATTAAAGAGATCTTACCAGCTGTCTCAGGGGTGATGGAGAGGAAAGTCAGTGAGTAGACCAGTCCGAACAGGAAGTGAGCCGCTGCAAGCCATCGCACCCTAATCATGGTCCTACCGAGGGTGTGCTTCACAACACCATAGCCCATACAGACAATGAGCAgcaagaagaacgagaaTGAGTTTCGGCCAGCGTTAAGAATTCCAACAATGGTAAGGAAAACCTTTGAGCCAACATTCGAGCCATGACGGTTCTGGTATTCTAGATTCGAGTTAGGACGGGTAGACTAAACCAAGGGAGAGACAAACCATAGAAACCCCATGTTATGAGCATTTCCACCACCAGGAAAATGAGAATGGCCGTGATGTAGTTTTGCACAGCCACTGAGTAAAGTTAGCATGCAATTGGTTGAAGCGTATACGAGGTTTCTGCTTACAGATATCATGCCTGTGCTGATAGTACAAGAAACCCCAGTAGGCAGCAAGTAGAGCATACAAGATACTCATGCCACCATAGAAGGGCAACTTGGGAATCTGGGTTGCCTCCAGCTCGCCATAAGCGTTGCGATATTCGACTACTAGGTCGTACTTCTTTGTGTTGACCACATCTGTAAGAACGCAGTAGTATCCGGTCTTCTTGATAGCATAGTTGATTGGAGCCGCATCGTTGAGGTGGACAGCCTTTGTGAGGACCACGCTCGAAGACTTCTTGTCAACATCGGGATGCAGGATGAATTTGCCAATATCGGTCTTGTTACAGTAACCTTGCTTGACGAAATCGTCACCGCAGACGCCAAGTCGCTATCATGTGTCAGAAGAGGGCGGAGCATGCAGAGGGAATCGCGAGCACTTACGTTGCCGGGAGTATTCGGATCAGGGATTCCAACGAGATTTCGGTCCTTCCACTCAAATATCACCAGACTCGCAATCGGATCCTTGACATCGGAGttgctggtgttgaggaacttgacgAGGATGAATGGGTCAACGGGTCCACCCCATGAGGTCTTGCTGTACATGCCTGGAACATGTTAGATCCAAGAGTCGCATTGCACGTAGAAGGCATGACCTACCGGTACAGTATTCTTGATAGCCCTCCTTCTCGCTCTAGATGACAGAGACGTTAGCATAGTTACGATCCAAACGCTTCGCATCGCAGGATGAAGGCCGCCCGTACCAGTCCAATCTCATAAGCTTGGGTTGTCCAAAGGGACATGCCCAACACGAGCAGTCCCGTCAGGAACCTCATGATTATTGTGTCGGTGGTCGCCGCGGAAGCTTCGGCGTGTTACGGCAAGATACGTAGAGGCGACGTTGGAAGAAAGCAGACCGATATTCGAAGACGAGACGTGCGAGACCAAAGGGAGCTTGAGCAACGTTTAAGTGGTGGCGCGGGAGCTTCTCAATTTATGGAGCATGTCGAGCCTGTCGAGGGTCCTTTCTAGCGTCGTCCTTATCGACTCAAGGATGATCGATATTTTGTAGAGTTGTTGGACGATACGGTAATTGATAAGTCAAATTCAATTAGATCGAGGGTTGAAAGAAGATGCCTCGAGTTAAGTGACGAGTTACAGATTCAAGGGAGTAACCAACGTGTATACGTAATTGGTCGCCGGTGATGCCAGgtcagcaccagcagcaggagAAGCCAAGGGCCCCTGTTTTCCCATTGGCTCAAAGGTCCACGATAGCAACAAGCCCGCAGGTCGTCTCGGGCACCATGTTAGCTGCTAAGGTGCCTACAGCCTAGCGTGGCGGCGCATCATAAGTTTAACGCTATTAATCCGTGAATGCGACTGTGAAATTCCATCATCATAGCTTCTTTTTTCCCCAAGTTTACGTTGAACCAGCGCAACAATGGGTAAAGGAACAGATAAGCTCTATGTAGGTTTACTCCTCTAACAAAACTGATATTCTATCTGACTCAATGACTCCAGATTACACACTCAGAGTGGTCCTCAGCCGACGCCTTCTCCCCCAGTGTTGGCGCAGGCGCGTCTTCTCGCAATCAAAACGCCAGCGCATCATTTCGCCGTCTTCCCTTTAACTTTTGCGCCGCCAGTCTCCAACCCTTCAAGAACCCTGTCTGCACCCCCGATGGAACGATTTTCGACGTTGAGGTCATCGGCGCCTGGCTTGACAAGCACCCCAACCAGAACCCCGTCACTGGCGAGCCTCTGCAAAAGAAAGATCTGATCCGTCTTAAATTTGCTCGGAATTCAGAATCAGATTCGCTTGGCGCGGGCTTGAGCGACGGAAAAGGCGACTTGATCGATCCGGTCACCTACAAAGTCTTCACCGACAACACACATATCGTTGCCATTCGTCATGGGACCTACGCCAATGTCTTCGCTTGGGATACGGTCGAGCGTATGAATATCAAGGCCAAATCCTGGCGCGACTTGGTCGATGACGAAGAGTTTACTCGCGCCGATATAATTACACTCCAAGATCCCCAGAATGCGGCCAGTCGCAACCTGGACCAGTTCAAGTACCTGAAGGATGGCGAGCAAGCGCAATTGACCAAGGAACAGGAAGACGAGCGCAATGCCGGCAACATCAACTCCAGTGCATTAGGAAGCATGGGCGACAAGGTTTCGCGTGCGAAAGCCGCGGTGGAGAAGGCGCGCAAGGCTCGTGAGCAGGGCGGTGATATCAATCGTAGCTCGACTGCCCTCACCAAGCctgctgctgccaacaaTGTTGTCCGCCACTCTAtgatcaaggacaagaaggtGGCTGCTAACTCGGCAGCGTACACCACGGGCAAAGCCGCAGCTAGTTTCACCAGCACAGGACTGACACCTGAGACGAGCGGCGAGAGAGCTCTGCTGACGGATGAGGAGTATATGCTAAAGCCCAAGCGAGTCAAGACAACCGGGTATGCCAGAATAGAAACAAATCTGGGCGACATAACAATCGAGCTGTACCCTGAGTTTGCACCGAAGGCTGTGTGGAATTTCACCAGGTTAGCACAGACTGGCTACTACAAGGGTGTAGCCTTTCATCGAAACATCCCAAACTTTATGATTCAGGGCGGTGATCCATCAGGCACGGGGCGAGGCGGGCAGAGTATATGGGGAAAGTATTTCGATGATGAGTTCGATGGTCCAATGTCACACAGTGCCCGAGGAACGAGTAAGTAACCCTTCATAAGCATGTTGTAGTTCTCGCTAACCTCTGTCACTAGTCTCTATGGccaacaagggcaagaataCAAACTCAAGTCAGTTCTTTATAGCGTATAAGCCCACGCCACACCTCGACCGCAAGCACACAGTCTTTGGAAAGGTTGTCGAGAATCTCAATGTTCTTTCCAAGATGGAGGATGTACCTACAGATGGGTCTAACCGACCCCTCAACAAAATTGTTATCAAAGACATCGTTATCTTTCACGATCCTTTCGCCGAGTTTCAGAAAGAGAAACAGGAAAACGAGCGTCAGACcaaggagcaggagaagctTCGGTTACAAGGTGGCACAGACGATGACAAGACAACATGGACCGGCAAACGGATACGCAATGACGGCACTGCTGAGAGCACAGGAGCCGGTGAGAGCGTTGGCAAATATCTAAAGACCGCAACTCAGCAGAGCACAGCGACGACCAACGAGGCTGATATTGAGGACGTTGACACGTGGGAGAAACCAGCACGCAAGAAGATTAAGGGGGGTGGTTTTGGAAACTTTGACAGTTGGTAAATTAAGCAATGGGAAACAATTTGTCCATGCTAGACTGCAATGCGCCGGTAATCCATCCAAAAGGTGCTGGGTATGTGCACTCTACATCTCGTCTCATCTAACAGAGAATTATGCTAAGAATTGAGAAAAGCCCGTTGGTATTACAACCATGACATACAACGTGTCGCCATATGTCTCAATTTGATGCCCAATCGAATTGTGAAAAGTAATGGGAAGCGTATCTAACTATCGCACACTCAAGTCAGGCTCGGCGTGCAGATGGATTAGACTGTTGAGGGTAGAGCGTTTGCGTCAACCGTGGGAAGCTTGCTGAGAAGTGATGGGCTAAGAGTAGGGGGGTTATCCTTCTCCTGCAATAGTCCCGCAACCACAC
It encodes:
- a CDS encoding S-adenosyl-L-methionine-dependent methyltransferase yields the protein MFRSLGLKPLARLSSGRCVPQPNLFNPCVARSFSSTVRQYQNVTDIDELFKNENQKESERQWSTPLAKQLFAAISTTGPVPLASYMRMCLTGDIGGYYTGAIGEGRDQFGTKGDFVTSPEISQIFGELIGIWFIAEWISQGRPKEGVQLIEVGPGRGTLMDDMLRTIQRFPAMANSIDAVYMVEASRELRNAQKQLLCGPDAPSSESKSGFHSPSKYNGKQIVWTDTIKSIPNEADKMPFIIAHEFFDALPIHSFQSASAPPPQPKASSPTSPAQPPPENTKPAMEWREMMVSPTPPGVTHAQLGTPKSQQDEPPPEFQLTLSSTPTRHSRFLPETSTRYRKLKNMPNSVIEVCPDASIFATDFATRIGGSEQYRKTKPSGAALILDYGTSDTVPINSLRGIRHHKRVNPFSAPGLVDLSADVDFTAIAEVAMSASEGVEVHGPVNQGDFLELMGIRERAEQLTKAPGVDKETADKIDGAWKRLVDKGPDGMGKLYKALAILPENDGRRRPVGFGGDVSG
- a CDS encoding lung seven transmembrane receptor-domain-containing protein, with amino-acid sequence MRFLTGLLVLGMSLWTTQAYEIGLSEKEGYQEYCTGMYSKTSWGGPVDPFILVKFLNTSNSDVKDPIASLVIFEWKDRNLVGIPDPNTPGNRLGVCGDDFVKQGYCNKTDIGKFILHPDVDKKSSSVVLTKAVHLNDAAPINYAIKKTGYYCVLTDVVNTKKYDLVVEYRNAYGELEATQIPKLPFYGGMSILYALLAAYWGFLYYQHRHDILAVQNYITAILIFLVVEMLITWGFYEYQNRHGSNVGSKVFLTIVGILNAGRNSFSFFLLLIVCMGYGVVKHTLGRTMIRVRWLAAAHFLFGLVYSLTFLSITPETAGPFVLLIVLPLAGTLTAFYVWTLNSLNWTLKDLRERKQHAKEAMYRKLWWAILISVMVIFGFFFFNSFTFASASDPDFVPFHWKTRWFILDGWLNVVYFADVAWIAYLWRPTSNNRRFAMSDEIAQDDDGNFDLGDIGVPGEDSDDEDVEVGKTRNDSSNANGLSFSSASQSSAQPPRNITRTAPRESLENETIFAIGEDGDKFSDDGSDEEDAKLVKTK